The following coding sequences are from one Haemophilus haemolyticus window:
- a CDS encoding prepilin peptidase → MIYFAMFLLGGILGIALWFYLSGFITRLQQEIYATYVELFPQNFLSFQPSFSSIQQKKCGHILRYFLSVGVGFIFLQIAFKDSIFAIWLGLTLIILWAISYLDWDYQLISTTPCLWLLTLGLFGADNAFSLLTLSESIKSAASFFIVFYAIYWIAKCYYRKEAFGRGDYWLAMALGSFIHLETLPHFLLLASVLGICFSLIHKKKKEFLPFAPFMNLSAVIIYFVKYYWY, encoded by the coding sequence ATGATTTACTTCGCAATGTTTTTATTAGGCGGCATCTTAGGGATCGCATTGTGGTTCTACCTATCTGGTTTTATTACGCGTTTGCAGCAAGAGATTTATGCGACTTACGTTGAATTATTTCCACAAAACTTTCTGTCATTTCAGCCTAGCTTTTCCTCTATTCAACAAAAAAAGTGCGGTCATATTTTGAGATATTTTTTAAGTGTTGGGGTAGGATTTATATTTTTACAAATTGCCTTCAAGGACTCTATTTTCGCTATATGGCTAGGGCTCACACTTATTATCCTTTGGGCAATTAGTTATCTTGATTGGGATTATCAACTTATTTCTACGACTCCCTGTTTATGGTTACTTACTCTCGGTTTGTTTGGCGCAGACAATGCCTTTTCATTGCTTACGTTATCTGAAAGCATAAAAAGTGCGGCTAGTTTTTTTATTGTTTTCTACGCAATCTATTGGATTGCAAAATGTTATTACAGAAAAGAAGCCTTTGGACGGGGAGATTATTGGCTAGCAATGGCATTAGGAAGTTTTATTCATTTAGAAACCTTACCGCACTTTTTATTATTAGCCTCAGTGCTTGGAATATGTTTTTCGCTTATTCATAAGAAGAAAAAAGAATTTTTACCTTTTGCCCCTTTTATGAACTTATCGGCTGTCATCATTTATTTCGTCAAATATTACTGGTATTAA
- the rho gene encoding transcription termination factor Rho — protein MHLTELKNTPVSDLVKLGEEQMGLENLARLRKQDIVFAILKQHAKSGEDIFGGGVLEILPDGFGFLRSADSSYLAGPDDIYVSPSQIRRFNLQTGDKIEGKIRPPKEGERYFALLKVDQVNDDKPEVSRSKILFENLTPLHANSRLRMERGNGSTEDLTARILDLASPIGKGQRGLIVAPPKAGKTMLLQNIAQSITHNYPDVELIVLLIDERPEEVTEMQRSVKGEVIASTFDEPATRHVQVAEMVIEKAKRSVEHKKDVVILLDSITRLARAYNTVTPASGKILSGGVDANALHRPKRFFGAARNVEEGGSLTIIATALVDTGSKMDEVIFEEFKGTGNMELHLSRKIAERRVFPAIDFKRSGTRKEDLLTTSDELQKMWILRKILNPMDEVDAMEFLIDKLMMAKTNEEFFEVMKRS, from the coding sequence ATGCATTTAACTGAACTTAAAAATACGCCTGTTTCTGATCTTGTGAAACTTGGCGAAGAACAAATGGGCTTGGAGAATTTAGCTCGTTTGCGTAAACAAGATATTGTCTTTGCAATTTTAAAACAGCACGCCAAAAGTGGTGAAGATATTTTCGGCGGCGGCGTGTTAGAAATCTTACCGGATGGTTTTGGTTTCCTTCGTTCTGCTGACAGTTCCTACCTTGCAGGCCCTGATGATATCTATGTTTCCCCAAGTCAAATTCGTCGTTTTAATCTTCAAACTGGTGATAAAATCGAAGGCAAAATTCGTCCACCAAAAGAAGGCGAACGCTATTTTGCACTTTTAAAAGTTGATCAAGTTAATGATGACAAACCTGAAGTTTCTCGTAGCAAAATCTTATTTGAAAACTTAACGCCATTACATGCTAACTCTCGTTTAAGAATGGAGCGAGGCAATGGCTCAACAGAAGATTTAACCGCACGTATTTTGGATTTAGCATCACCAATTGGTAAAGGTCAACGTGGTTTGATTGTTGCACCGCCAAAAGCAGGTAAAACCATGTTGCTGCAAAATATTGCGCAAAGTATCACGCATAATTATCCTGATGTGGAGCTTATCGTACTATTGATTGATGAACGACCAGAAGAAGTAACAGAAATGCAACGTTCTGTAAAAGGCGAAGTGATTGCTTCTACTTTTGATGAGCCTGCAACTCGTCACGTTCAAGTGGCAGAAATGGTAATCGAAAAAGCGAAACGTTCAGTAGAGCATAAAAAAGATGTGGTCATTTTGCTTGATTCCATTACACGTTTAGCACGCGCTTACAATACAGTAACCCCCGCTTCAGGTAAAATTTTATCTGGTGGTGTGGATGCTAACGCATTGCATCGTCCCAAACGTTTCTTTGGTGCTGCACGTAATGTGGAAGAAGGTGGTAGTTTAACGATTATTGCGACTGCGCTAGTAGATACCGGTTCGAAAATGGATGAAGTTATTTTTGAAGAATTTAAAGGTACAGGTAATATGGAATTACACCTTTCTCGTAAAATTGCAGAAAGACGCGTATTCCCAGCCATTGACTTTAAACGCTCTGGTACTCGTAAAGAAGACTTACTCACAACATCTGATGAATTACAAAAAATGTGGATTCTTCGTAAGATTCTTAATCCAATGGATGAAGTGGATGCAATGGAATTCTTGATTGATAAGCTGATGATGGCGAAAACCAACGAAGAGTTTTTTGAAGTGATGAAACGTTCGTAA
- the metJ gene encoding met regulon transcriptional regulator MetJ — translation MADWDGKYISPYAEHGKKSEQVKKITVSIPIKVLEILTNERTRRQLKSLRHATNSELLCEAFLHAFTGQPLPTDADLMKERNDEIPEDAKVLMRELGVDPESWEY, via the coding sequence ATGGCGGATTGGGACGGAAAATATATCAGCCCTTATGCAGAACATGGCAAAAAAAGCGAGCAAGTAAAAAAAATCACTGTATCTATTCCAATCAAAGTATTAGAAATTTTGACAAATGAACGCACTCGCCGCCAATTAAAAAGTTTACGTCATGCAACCAACAGTGAATTACTTTGCGAAGCATTTTTGCATGCATTCACCGGTCAACCTTTGCCCACCGATGCAGATTTAATGAAAGAGCGTAATGATGAAATTCCCGAAGATGCCAAAGTGCTTATGCGTGAATTAGGTGTCGATCCAGAAAGTTGGGAATATTAA
- a CDS encoding Cu(I)-responsive transcriptional regulator codes for MNISEVAKLVGLSTKQIRDYEKMGLIKPAVRSLSGYRNYGESDLERLHFIRHSRNVGFSLHQIAQLLALQDNPKRSCREVKVLTAQHIAMLNQQIEQLQKMVQELQRWHDNCQGNDSPECSILNGLNG; via the coding sequence ATGAATATTAGTGAAGTCGCAAAATTAGTAGGTTTATCTACAAAACAAATCCGTGATTATGAAAAAATGGGTTTAATTAAACCCGCTGTGCGCAGTTTGTCAGGCTATCGAAATTATGGAGAAAGTGATTTAGAAAGGTTGCATTTTATTCGTCACTCACGCAATGTTGGGTTTTCGTTACATCAAATCGCACAATTATTAGCACTACAAGATAATCCTAAGCGTAGCTGCCGAGAAGTGAAAGTGCTAACGGCTCAACATATTGCGATGTTGAATCAACAAATAGAGCAGTTACAAAAAATGGTACAAGAATTACAGCGTTGGCATGATAATTGTCAGGGCAATGACAGCCCTGAATGTTCAATTTTGAATGGCTTGAACGGATAA
- a CDS encoding heavy-metal-associated domain-containing protein — translation MKTITLNIKGIHCGCCVKSLTQVLTELDGVQSADVQLEGKANITFDENRVNVAQLIEVIEDAGFDATE, via the coding sequence ATGAAAACTATCACATTAAACATAAAAGGCATACATTGCGGCTGTTGCGTAAAAAGCCTTACTCAAGTTTTAACTGAATTAGATGGCGTACAATCTGCTGATGTGCAATTAGAGGGTAAAGCAAATATTACTTTTGATGAAAATCGAGTCAATGTTGCACAGTTGATTGAGGTCATTGAAGATGCTGGATTTGACGCCACAGAGTAA
- a CDS encoding heavy-metal-associated domain-containing protein — translation MKTITLNIKGIHCGCCVKSLTQVLTELDGVQSADVQLEGKANITFDENRVNVAQLIEVIEDAGFDATE, via the coding sequence ATGAAAACTATCACATTAAACATAAAAGGCATACATTGCGGCTGTTGCGTAAAAAGTCTTACTCAAGTTTTAACTGAATTAGATGGTGTACAATCTGCTGATGTGCAACTAGAAGGGAAAGCAAATATTACTTTTGATGAAAATCGAGTCAATGTTGCACAGTTGATTGAGGTAATTGAAGATGCCGGATTTGACGCCACAGAGTAA
- a CDS encoding heavy-metal-associated domain-containing protein — translation MKTITLNIKGIHCGCCVKSLTQVLTELDGVQSADVQLEGKANITFDENRVNVAQLIEVIEDAGFDATE, via the coding sequence ATGAAAACTATCACATTAAACATAAAAGGCATACATTGCGGCTGTTGCGTAAAAAGTCTTACTCAAGTTTTAACTGAATTAGATGGTGTACAATCTGCTGATGTGCAATTAGAGGGTAAAGCAAATATTACTTTTGATGAAAATCGAGTTAATGTTGCACAGTTGATTGAGGTAATTGAAGATGCCGGATTTGACGCCACAGAGTAA
- a CDS encoding heavy metal translocating P-type ATPase yields MPDLTPQSKKISIQIGGMTCQSCANRIEKVLNKKPFVQQAGVNFAAEEAQVVFDATQASETQIIEIIHKTGFSAHIKQANELPIEEKNISIPWRLIILWIINIPFLIGMLGMMSGSYNLMLPPIWQFALASIVQLWLAIPFYRGAIGSIRGGLANMDVLVSTGTLTIYLYSAFMLFYHDNHAMGHVYFEVSVMVIGFVSLGKFLEDRTKKHSLNSLSMLLQLTPKKVTALRNDKWTEIALDQVNIGEIIRANQGERIAADGIIESGNGWCDESHLTGESRPEEKQKGGKVLAGAMVTEGSIIYQANQLGSQTLLGDMMNALSDAQGSKAPIARFADKVASVFVPAVLLISLVTFALTYVLTNDSVSSLIHAVSVLVIACPCALGLATPASIMVGLGKAVNAGVWFKDAAAMEGTAHVDTVVLDKTGTLTKGELEISALWQPQSAVYSEDDLYRFAAAVERQANHPIAKAIVQAAEQKMLEIPTALFSKMEVGQGIQAELEQVGTIKVGKPDYCGLILPKNLEDIWQIASIVAVSINDEPVGAFALTDTLKNDSLHAIQRLQQQNINVVIMSGDQQSVVDYIAKQLGIKKAFGGLSPRDKAEQIQKLKALGHVVAMVGDGINDAPALAAANVSFAMKSGSDIAEQTASATLMQHSMNQLVDALFIARATLKNIKQNLFFALIYNILGIPLAALGFLNPVIAGAAMAMSSISVLMNALRLKKVRF; encoded by the coding sequence ATGCCGGATTTGACGCCACAGAGTAAAAAAATTTCGATTCAGATTGGTGGGATGACCTGCCAATCTTGTGCCAATCGTATTGAAAAAGTTTTAAATAAAAAACCATTTGTGCAACAAGCAGGCGTAAATTTTGCTGCCGAAGAAGCACAAGTTGTATTTGACGCTACGCAAGCAAGCGAAACTCAAATTATCGAGATTATTCATAAAACAGGTTTTTCTGCTCATATCAAACAAGCCAACGAATTACCAATAGAAGAAAAAAATATATCAATCCCTTGGCGATTAATCATACTTTGGATAATCAATATTCCATTTCTGATTGGTATGCTTGGCATGATGAGTGGCTCATATAACTTAATGTTGCCACCTATTTGGCAATTTGCATTAGCGAGCATTGTGCAACTTTGGTTAGCTATTCCATTTTATCGCGGAGCAATCGGTAGTATTCGTGGTGGACTTGCCAATATGGATGTCCTTGTCAGTACAGGAACACTCACCATTTATCTTTATTCTGCTTTCATGTTGTTTTACCACGACAATCATGCAATGGGACATGTGTACTTTGAAGTTTCTGTTATGGTGATTGGTTTTGTCAGTCTTGGAAAATTTCTTGAAGATCGCACTAAAAAGCACAGCCTAAATAGCTTAAGCATGCTCTTGCAACTGACACCGAAAAAAGTCACTGCACTACGTAATGACAAATGGACTGAAATTGCCCTTGACCAAGTCAATATTGGCGAGATCATTCGTGCCAATCAAGGCGAGCGTATTGCAGCAGACGGTATAATTGAAAGTGGAAATGGGTGGTGTGATGAAAGTCATTTAACGGGTGAATCTCGTCCAGAAGAAAAACAGAAAGGTGGAAAAGTATTAGCGGGGGCGATGGTAACTGAAGGTTCTATCATCTATCAAGCGAATCAGCTTGGTAGCCAAACCTTACTTGGCGATATGATGAATGCATTATCAGATGCGCAAGGTTCAAAAGCGCCAATTGCACGATTTGCTGACAAAGTTGCGTCAGTGTTTGTACCTGCTGTATTACTGATTTCACTTGTTACTTTCGCACTCACCTACGTTCTGACGAATGATAGTGTGTCTTCACTTATTCACGCAGTATCCGTGCTTGTAATTGCTTGCCCTTGTGCCTTGGGATTAGCCACACCAGCATCCATAATGGTTGGTTTAGGTAAAGCGGTTAATGCTGGCGTATGGTTTAAAGATGCAGCAGCAATGGAGGGAACTGCCCATGTGGATACCGTTGTACTTGATAAAACTGGCACACTAACAAAGGGAGAGCTTGAAATTTCAGCACTATGGCAACCACAAAGTGCTGTATATTCTGAAGACGATTTGTATCGTTTTGCCGCAGCCGTTGAACGACAAGCTAACCACCCAATTGCAAAAGCTATTGTGCAAGCAGCAGAACAAAAAATGTTAGAAATTCCTACCGCACTTTTTTCAAAGATGGAAGTGGGTCAGGGCATTCAAGCCGAATTAGAACAAGTGGGAACAATAAAAGTCGGTAAACCCGATTATTGCGGTTTAATCTTGCCTAAAAATTTAGAGGATATCTGGCAAATTGCGAGCATTGTCGCGGTATCTATAAATGATGAACCAGTTGGTGCATTTGCGCTGACGGATACCTTAAAAAACGATAGTTTGCACGCCATTCAACGCTTACAACAGCAAAATATTAATGTTGTAATTATGAGTGGCGATCAACAATCTGTCGTGGATTACATAGCTAAACAACTCGGCATTAAGAAAGCCTTTGGTGGACTCAGCCCTAGAGATAAGGCGGAACAAATTCAAAAGCTGAAAGCTCTAGGTCATGTTGTAGCAATGGTAGGTGATGGAATAAATGATGCGCCTGCTTTGGCCGCTGCAAACGTCAGTTTTGCGATGAAATCAGGTTCAGATATTGCAGAACAGACGGCCTCCGCAACACTTATGCAACATTCGATGAATCAACTTGTGGATGCGCTTTTTATTGCAAGAGCAACCTTGAAAAATATCAAACAAAATCTATTTTTTGCTTTGATTTACAATATTCTCGGCATCCCCCTTGCTGCTTTAGGTTTTCTAAATCCAGTCATTGCAGGCGCCGCGATGGCGATGAGTTCAATTTCCGTATTGATGAACGCCTTAAGATTGAAAAAAGTGCGGTTCTAA
- a CDS encoding HAAAP family serine/threonine permease codes for MKPTEKLKWNKFDATWMLNLFGTAVGAGVLFLPINAGMGGFWPLVLMAIIVGPMTYFAHRGLAYFVLSSKNPGSDITEVVEEHFGKTAGKLITLLYFFAIFPILLIYGNGITNTVDSFIVNQLGMASPNRAILSFVLIAVLISVMLFNEKVMLKITEWLVYPLVLILFALSIYLIPEWNGAMLHEFPTAGGFVTTLWLTIPVLVFSFNHSPAISSFTCSQFREYKTFDGAERHIGHTEKGTSTILLFFVMFFVFSCVLTLTPEELVAAKAQNISILSFLANKFDNPYISYFGPLVAFLAITSSFFGHYMGAREGLEGLYLKMKGESVNRKKLNYATALFFLLTLWGVAIINPSILGLIESLGGPIIAMILFIMPMYAIRKIPAMKRYSGRFSNVFVTIMGLIAISAVVYGLL; via the coding sequence ATGAAACCAACAGAAAAACTCAAATGGAACAAATTTGATGCAACGTGGATGTTAAACCTTTTCGGTACGGCGGTTGGCGCGGGAGTCTTATTCCTACCAATTAACGCAGGGATGGGTGGATTTTGGCCGTTAGTTTTAATGGCAATTATCGTCGGACCAATGACCTATTTTGCTCACCGTGGTTTAGCCTATTTTGTACTTTCATCAAAAAATCCTGGCAGCGATATTACTGAAGTAGTGGAAGAACACTTTGGTAAAACAGCGGGTAAACTTATCACCCTACTTTATTTCTTCGCGATTTTTCCCATTCTTTTAATTTACGGAAATGGTATTACTAACACAGTCGATTCTTTCATTGTGAATCAACTTGGTATGGCATCACCAAACCGAGCTATTCTCTCTTTTGTATTAATTGCAGTATTGATTTCCGTCATGCTATTTAATGAAAAAGTGATGTTAAAAATCACGGAATGGCTTGTTTACCCGTTAGTATTAATTTTATTCGCACTTTCTATTTACTTAATTCCGGAATGGAATGGCGCGATGTTACATGAATTCCCAACAGCAGGCGGTTTTGTCACCACATTGTGGCTTACGATTCCTGTATTGGTATTCTCATTTAACCATTCACCAGCAATTTCATCTTTTACTTGCTCACAATTCCGTGAATACAAAACGTTCGATGGTGCAGAACGCCATATCGGCCATACAGAAAAAGGCACCTCAACAATTTTGTTATTCTTCGTAATGTTCTTCGTATTTAGCTGTGTATTAACATTAACACCTGAAGAATTAGTAGCAGCAAAAGCACAAAATATCAGTATCTTGTCTTTCTTAGCGAATAAATTTGATAATCCATATATCTCTTATTTTGGCCCGCTTGTCGCATTCTTAGCGATTACTAGCTCATTCTTCGGTCACTATATGGGCGCACGTGAAGGCTTAGAAGGCTTATATTTGAAAATGAAAGGTGAATCTGTAAATCGTAAAAAACTCAATTATGCGACCGCACTTTTCTTCTTATTAACGTTATGGGGCGTTGCGATTATTAATCCTAGTATCTTAGGCTTAATCGAATCTCTTGGCGGCCCAATCATTGCGATGATTTTGTTTATCATGCCAATGTACGCGATTCGCAAAATCCCAGCAATGAAACGCTACAGCGGACGTTTCAGTAATGTTTTTGTAACGATTATGGGATTAATCGCTATCTCTGCGGTTGTTTATGGATTATTATAA
- a CDS encoding L-serine ammonia-lyase: protein MISVFDMFKVGIGPSSSHTVGPMKAGKQFIDDLIERNQFEQTAEIHVDVYGSLSMTGRGHSTDIAIIMGLAGYLPHNVDIDMISGFIEKVKQTALLPINVGQKTVKFDFENNLIFHRTFLKLHENGMTITALDENRTEIYRQTYYSIGGGFIVDEAHFGQEEKNTVQVPYPYKNAEDILKHCSDNGLMLSTVMLENEVALHGKEAVSAHLENVWKTMQACIEHGIHTEGILPGPLRVPRRAASLYRMLQANTNLSNDPMRVIDWVNMFALAVNEENAAGGRVVTAPTNGACGIIPAVLAYYEKFISPLTPEIIERYLLAAGMIGSLYKMNASISGAEVGCQGEVGVACSMAAAGLAEILGGNPLQVCIAAEIAMEHNLGLTCDPVGGQVQVPCIERNAIASVKAINASRMALRRTTNPRVTLDKVIETMYETGKDMNAKYRETSQGGLAVKIVCT from the coding sequence ATGATTAGCGTATTTGATATGTTTAAAGTGGGAATTGGGCCATCCAGTTCCCACACTGTCGGCCCGATGAAAGCCGGCAAACAATTTATAGACGACTTAATTGAACGAAATCAGTTTGAACAAACCGCTGAAATTCATGTGGATGTGTATGGTTCTCTTTCGATGACAGGAAGAGGTCACAGTACAGATATCGCCATCATTATGGGGTTAGCGGGTTATTTACCACATAATGTGGATATCGATATGATTTCAGGTTTCATCGAGAAAGTGAAACAAACTGCGCTTTTACCAATTAATGTTGGTCAAAAAACGGTAAAATTTGATTTTGAAAATAATCTCATTTTCCACCGCACTTTTTTAAAATTGCACGAAAATGGCATGACAATTACCGCTCTTGATGAAAATCGCACAGAAATTTATCGCCAAACCTATTATTCGATCGGTGGTGGTTTTATTGTCGATGAAGCCCATTTTGGTCAAGAAGAAAAAAACACTGTCCAAGTGCCTTATCCTTACAAAAATGCAGAAGATATTTTAAAACATTGCAGTGATAACGGCTTAATGCTTTCGACTGTTATGTTGGAAAATGAAGTTGCCTTGCATGGCAAAGAAGCTGTCAGTGCTCATCTAGAGAATGTCTGGAAGACGATGCAAGCTTGTATTGAACACGGTATTCATACTGAAGGGATTTTACCTGGGCCATTACGAGTGCCACGTCGTGCCGCATCTCTTTATCGTATGTTGCAAGCAAATACTAATTTGTCCAACGATCCAATGCGTGTGATCGACTGGGTCAATATGTTTGCGCTTGCTGTCAATGAAGAAAATGCAGCAGGTGGACGTGTAGTCACAGCACCGACAAACGGCGCATGTGGGATTATTCCAGCAGTATTAGCTTACTATGAGAAGTTCATCTCACCATTAACACCTGAAATCATTGAACGCTATTTATTAGCAGCAGGAATGATTGGTTCACTTTATAAAATGAATGCCTCGATTTCTGGGGCCGAAGTGGGTTGTCAAGGTGAAGTGGGGGTAGCCTGTTCAATGGCTGCTGCAGGACTAGCTGAAATTTTGGGTGGTAATCCACTGCAAGTATGCATCGCTGCTGAAATTGCAATGGAACATAACTTAGGATTAACTTGCGACCCTGTCGGTGGTCAAGTTCAAGTACCTTGTATCGAACGCAATGCGATTGCTTCAGTTAAAGCAATCAATGCATCACGTATGGCTTTACGCCGTACCACTAATCCAAGAGTAACCTTGGATAAAGTGATTGAAACAATGTATGAAACAGGCAAAGACATGAACGCCAAGTACCGTGAAACATCTCAAGGCGGACTTGCAGTTAAAATTGTTTGTACTTAA